One window of Lepus europaeus isolate LE1 chromosome Y, mLepTim1.pri, whole genome shotgun sequence genomic DNA carries:
- the LOC133754162 gene encoding acyl-protein thioesterase 1-like, whose translation MCGNTMSAPLLAMVPCAWKAATVVIFLHGLGDTGHGWAEGFAGITSSHTKCISLHAPIMPVTLNINMAMPSWFDNIGLSPDSQEDETGIKQAAENVKILIDQKVMSGSPNRIILEGFPQGGGPVSGANRDISILQCHRDCDPLIPLMFGSLTMQKLNKLLNLASVTFKAYEGMRHSSCQQKMDA comes from the exons atgtgtggtaaCACCATGTCTGCTCCACTGTTAGCCATGGTGCCTTGTGCCTGGAAGGCTGCCACTGTGGTAATTTTCCTTCATGGATTAGGAGATACTGGGCATGGATGGGCAGAAGGCTTTGCAGGTATCACAAGTTCACATACCAAATGTATCAGCCTGCATGCACCCATTATGCctgttacattaaatataaacatgGCTATGCCTTCTTGGTTTGATAATATTGGACTTTCACCAGACTCACAGgaggatgaaactggaattaaaCAGGCTGCAGAAAATGTAAAGATTTTGATAGATCAAAAGGTGATGAGTGGCAGTCCTAACAGAATCATTTTGGAAGGATTTCCTCAGGGAgga GGTCCTGTCAGTGGTGCTAATAGAGATATTTCTATTCTCCAGTGCCATAGAGATTGTGACCCTTTAATTCCACTAATGTTTGGTTCTCTTACTATGCAAAAACTAAACAAACTGCTAAATTTGGCCAGTGTAACCTTTAAGGCCTATGAAGGCATGAGGCACAGTTCCTGTCAGCAAAAAATGGATGCTTAA